A stretch of DNA from Phormidium ambiguum IAM M-71:
CATTACCTTGATTACCATTAATTAAGTCGTTACCTTCGTTGCCATTAATAATATCTTCGCCTTCGTTTCCACCAATCCAATCGCGTCCGTCACCACCAAAAATTAAGTCATTTCCTGTTCCACCTATTAAGTTATCTGCGCCTATTCCTCCTAACAATGTGTCTTCGCCGTTAAATCCAAAAAGTGCATTGTTATTGTTAGTTGCAATGAGTAAGTTGTTTTCTTCATCACCAAATTGAATGCTATCAGTTGAATTGATTTCCACTGATACGTTTGGTAAATTGTTGACATCTGGAGTGGTAATGCGATCGCAAAAACAATCTATTTCTAGAATTACTTGCGGTGTCGGATTTGTCGGATCTATTGGTGATGTGGGATTAGGAAAAGAATCATTATTAAAGCTACCGAAGTTAACATCGGTAATATTGCTACCAGAAATAATGTTGATATTCTCTGGATTGTTTGTAGTTTGTTGCCACTCGTTTAGCGGAACTTTTCTAACTTTGTAACTTCCGGCAATTAATCCAGTAAAAATGTAATCGCCGTTTTCGTCTGTAGTAGTAAATTTTTCATTTTCATCTAATAGTCCATTGTCATTGGTATCGAGAAAAACTTGCCAATTTTTAATTCCGGTTTCGGCTTCATCAAAAATTGTGTTTTGGTTAGCGTCGTTGAAAATTTTCCCGCTAATTTCTCCTAATTTAAAATTACCGAAATTAATGTTTTTAACATCAGTGTTAGCAATGTTAATTGGGTTATAATTAGGGTTTGTTTGTTGCCATCCAGTTTGCTGTATTTTCCGAAGGTTGTAAATTCCTGGGGTAACGAAAAAACTGTAATTTCCATCGCCATCAGTGGTAGTGAATAATTCACTTGAATCTAAAATATTATTGTTGTTTTCATCTAAGTAAATTTCCCAGTTTGGTAAACCATTTTCATTGAAATCGAATGCGCCGTTATTATTGGAATCATCAAAAAACTTACCGCTAATTGTATAGCCTACAAATTCAACTGCACCGATATCAACGTTATTTCCAATGATTCGCTGTGAATTCAATTGATCGGTATTAATTCCTGCGGGTACTACTGTATTATTACCTTGATTAATAGCTGGCGAATCAATGAATAAAGCATGAGTTAAAGTTGTCCCTCCATTATTAGCTAAAGGTGCGAGTTTAGGATCGATCGGTTTCTCAGATGTACCAACAATACTCTTATCGAATCCATTATTACCCTCACTTTTGCCAATTAAGTTATTACCAAAATCGGTAAAATTACCATCTAAATCTGTATTTGTGCCGTTGTTATTGGCAACTATAGTATTGGCGAGATTAAAAGTAGAGTTTTCTGCATTAAAAATGCCAGCGCCAAGGTTATTGGCAAAGTTATTAGCAACAGTAACATTGATTAAGGTAGCAGTACCAGAGTTGTTATAAATACCTCCACCAGCAAATTCAGCTGTATTTCCAGAAATAGTGCTGTTGATTACTTTTAAAGTACCTGTGTTGTCGATCGCACTACCAAAAAAAGCTGTATTTCCCGAAAAAGTGCTATTAATGATGTTGAGAATACCACTGTTACCAATACCACCACCAATAAAAGCTGTGTTATTAGTAACGCTACTATTAATTAAATTCAGAATGTTATCTTCACCAACAAAAATACCACCGCCTAAATCTTCTCCAGTACCATTAGTAATAGTTAATCCAGCAAAAGTTGCGGTTATTCCTTCACCAATTAAACTAAAAACGCGAGAAGCATTATCGCCACTTAAGGTTAATTTATTGGCATCTGTTCCTTGAATGCTGATACTATCGCTAATACTTAATTCATCACCATCTAAAGTGATTGTTTGGGCAGTGGCAAATAATCCATCTGTATCGAAAATAATTGTATTTTCACCCGCAATATTATTGGCGTTTAAAATTGCTTGACGCAGTGAACCTTGTTGATATTCGCTAGTGCTATCTTCGGTGTTGTTAACGAGGAAACCATTAGCATTAATGGTGACAGTAGCGGTGTTATTGGTATTGTCGATTTGATATTCTGTATCTGGTGATAAGTTGAGTTTTAAAGGTTCATCTCCTTCGGCAAAACTGTCAAATTCGGCAATAGCATTTAAGTTTAAATCAACAAAGCTTTCTCCGTCAGCGATCGTGATATTAAAGGTATTATTATTAACAATTACTGGGTTATTGTCGATCGCTAAAGTATAGTCATCAACGGTAGCTAAAGAATTATCATCAATAGTTAAGTTAACTGTTAAGTTACCAATAGTATTTGTGCGTTGAATGCGGAAAATTCCTGACATTCCATCTTCTACTGCATTAGCATTAATGGCGGTAATGCTAACATTAGCAGAATCGATCGAAACAACGGAATTTTGACTGTTAGCTTCAGTTGCGTTAGACATAATCCAATTTTTCACTCTACAAAGTTGCTGTTGATTTGAATGTTGTTAGGAAATGGTGGAAAATTTTCCGCTGCACAATTCCGCCTCATTAACAGAAAAACAATGCTGTTTTGTAGTTATGAGAAATTGTGGAAAAAGGCGATCGCTTTTTCTGTACAGTTCTTAATTTAGTAAGTATCTTACGTAGATATCAGATGCACTAATTCATATTGTTACTAAATATTGCTAATTAGCCCTCTGTATAAACCCGTAATGTTTATTTTTAGGCTAACAAATAATAAATATATATACGTATGAAGGATTTGTTAACTTCAAAATAATTCAGTAATATTGCGTATTTATTACCCTGTTTACCCGGAGAATCAAAAATATCTACCCAAATTAAAATCAACGATTAATGTATCACAGTAATAAATACGATAATCTACTTATGTCTAGCATTGATTTTTCGGTGTATATACGCAAGCAAAGTATTAAAAACGGTAAAGTTTGATTTTTTCTCTATTTCTATAGCTGATTATCCTGCTAACCTAAGCCAAAAATGTAAAT
This window harbors:
- a CDS encoding choice-of-anchor Q domain-containing protein, which produces MSNATEANSQNSVVSIDSANVSITAINANAVEDGMSGIFRIQRTNTIGNLTVNLTIDDNSLATVDDYTLAIDNNPVIVNNNTFNITIADGESFVDLNLNAIAEFDSFAEGDEPLKLNLSPDTEYQIDNTNNTATVTINANGFLVNNTEDSTSEYQQGSLRQAILNANNIAGENTIIFDTDGLFATAQTITLDGDELSISDSISIQGTDANKLTLSGDNASRVFSLIGEGITATFAGLTITNGTGEDLGGGIFVGEDNILNLINSSVTNNTAFIGGGIGNSGILNIINSTFSGNTAFFGSAIDNTGTLKVINSTISGNTAEFAGGGIYNNSGTATLINVTVANNFANNLGAGIFNAENSTFNLANTIVANNNGTNTDLDGNFTDFGNNLIGKSEGNNGFDKSIVGTSEKPIDPKLAPLANNGGTTLTHALFIDSPAINQGNNTVVPAGINTDQLNSQRIIGNNVDIGAVEFVGYTISGKFFDDSNNNGAFDFNENGLPNWEIYLDENNNNILDSSELFTTTDGDGNYSFFVTPGIYNLRKIQQTGWQQTNPNYNPINIANTDVKNINFGNFKLGEISGKIFNDANQNTIFDEAETGIKNWQVFLDTNDNGLLDENEKFTTTDENGDYIFTGLIAGSYKVRKVPLNEWQQTTNNPENINIISGSNITDVNFGSFNNDSFPNPTSPIDPTNPTPQVILEIDCFCDRITTPDVNNLPNVSVEINSTDSIQFGDEENNLLIATNNNNALFGFNGEDTLLGGIGADNLIGGTGNDLIFGGDGRDWIGGNEGEDIINGNEGNDLINGNQGNDTVYGGQGNDFVRGGQDNDLLLGDIGNDTLAGDRGNDSIFGGGSNASGNSDNDLMFGGSGDDLLHGNTGNDTIFGEEGNDTVHAGQDDDIVCGGVGEDLLYGDFGNDSLCGDDDNDTIFGGNGGETSASDDDYICGGDGNDLVFGNQGADWINGETGNDTLYGGQGNDTLIGGDGNDLLTGDLGNDILIGGNGSDRFLLAVGQGSDVITDFQDGVDFLVLSDDLTFQQLSIVQSESNTLIRLTSNNELLATLNGISANLITEQDFVLLA